A region from the Benincasa hispida cultivar B227 chromosome 12, ASM972705v1, whole genome shotgun sequence genome encodes:
- the LOC120068474 gene encoding stress-induced protein KIN2-like: MTDNSQKMNYHIGEAKGQAQIHYIEKANNMMDKASHAAQSAKESMQEAGQQIKAKAQSVADTVKDATGINK; this comes from the exons atgacagaTAACTCTCAAAAGATGAACTACCACATTGGAGAAGCTAAAGGCCAAGCTCAGATTCACTATATC GAGAAAGCAAACAATATGATGGACAAGGCAAGTCATGCAGCTCAATCAGCTAAAGAATCAATGCAAGAGGCAGGACAACAAATAAAGGCCAAAGCACAAAGTGTAGCTGATACTGTCAAGGATGCTACTGGAATCAACAAGTGA